A single genomic interval of Penicillium psychrofluorescens genome assembly, chromosome: 2 harbors:
- a CDS encoding uncharacterized protein (ID:PFLUO_002793-T1.cds;~source:funannotate) produces the protein MEDLLAATDDAGSWNPASRPGDNIATTLTETEGQGGLADLIAADDANQHAAPAPSAPSAMEGATDAPASGLLHAANVNQPLETKEDLREDGASAPVDTTQAQDTSGINTEAPNQTDTGPQNDPWGFEEPAEPATDIAKQETQREQPQPDPEHGKDPWGFEGTAEPVSGLAERETQPEQPQPDAEAGNDPWGLEEHQQPVPEQETRPAQPQQDQSTELQFQPEPTPETQPHSDFILETEAQSEVIHETQDQPIPEPIPEIQAQPEPIPETQPRSHLVSEPETQPEVIHETQGQPIPEPVPEIQAQPEPIRETQPQSHLASEPEAQPEAIPQAQYQYQAAPIPVTHVQPDPISDIQPQSHLASEPEAQPEAIPQAQYQYQAAPIPVTQVQPDPISDVQPQSERTHEPSTTEVQHGDRVDEPASEVATHETNQKDTHVEFPSAEVAPGGRGPWRSEPDDEVDSEEGEFFNQLNTQTKPIFAPEESESRFEEGIPLLDDADPRSPVRTTQPEKSVDNFFANDEEEADGFFSSVQNTGTKEEPAPHLTRKSTGQVVNSIGVDLGSPASEASAAAQLDAILNGAVSEPHALGPETANEPTEEDLAARWKAELDDEELDETPEDDIAARWEAALDDDDDMLLEDEVAETSAAGQEPAIQDLGMSSGLTGLNSPFESPQSYAQPRPAPSMYTPHQPSTASLLQGPAMPITAPPVAAVSSYFQQQQPPNLITNRGESFAERSKEGYKSPYDLPDDLSRPRRAVSRPLAKAPSMPVMAPPPPVDKSVPQRPPAVSAMSVPAPPPMFTPPTTAAGVPSSVPPPAPKNFYEDLPPPKPRQSSAGRYTPNPNQAAMTGPPVMSPPKSSYAPAAPPAPQASEPPAQSSLQPPEQLDPYTNTLASSAPAGPSLASRYSPQPPGLQPPKKAPSLPRYSPAPPTPGAAGRNRYVSQPLNVPGHTTSLPFQPRTSSPLAHHEKASYQPQGAQQPPSLEPSATLSPPRTQQGQTQATPPPADYSNVPGQENAAPPMDQQQGTPPRNRYAPQEYINEFAKLVAPPTSYAPVAPAPATQTSPPPAGDEPLSPMRRSQTQSPGHQMAAGPRLSVPTTFDPQQRPASVHGSGSPTKTVNPYAPSQARNRGLSQHLEFIAPSDGQEQDPLERWKGAPIFKFGFGGAVVSCFPRHIPRYSAGQSTPMIMPSLGDPKVSRVNQLVSAADTIVQHPGPLKAKSKKKDLVTWLSSKIAAFENEGIPGFSQPHPDDQKRHEEKILLWKVTKILVENDGVLEGSPTVQQGLRQAIFPHLQASEAEGSYGNSVAPSGGFKPIAMPSQSDASGPQWGEELRQKLVMGDRENAVWSAVDRRLWGHALIIASTLDRSIWKQVAQEFVRREVRSATGNTESIAALYDIFAGNVEESVDELVPPSARAGFHLISKTDGQGAARNALDGLDSWRDTLGLILGNRSSEDHQALLALGNLLASYGRTEAAHVCFIFSRAAVFGGMDDPQGQIVLLGADHKRFPSSLLDEDSILLTEAYEFATSVLANSPTANLPHFLAFKLVYAKCLADRGCKSEAQNYCDAVAASLKATTRPSPYYHQYLFMEVDELSAQLRQNPGDGGSSWISKPSMEKVSGSMWARFNSFVVGDDSDAASTGSGKGGEAADFGPFANVAGTPTISRSPSVTDLYGSYPGSGAQPIPAAGPSKYHPSNQYAPNASPEQFRGRGSFDSQRSAPQGMQFPPRRSSQEPSPPVDSHMYQGAPMYGSSPSIPGYQSTPPQTSYMPLAPVEEDLSAQSPTVATSSTQPTVNGLFYQPPGQDAAPAEVSPYYQGPSDMPQAESAAYLPPSATNAYEPPGLGSDPTSAPQEDAEEPSPEAISKKKSFMDDDGDDELLAQASTLKKSENDRKADEAFRKAAEEDAKKAQQQSAKKGWFGGWFGAGGKKEADNVGGGPIRAKLGEDNSFYYDTELKKWVNKKDPSSSAAVRATPPPPKASAPPSRTASSGSMPSINGPPPMMPSGPNTRPPSSSGAGLPPSASPALSGLNMPPPGLGQMPRSVSSNAAVPVPPGTSSAGPPRPTGSLTHAQSIDDLLGAPAARKGNTVRGKKKGRYVDVMAL, from the exons ATGGAGGATCTGTTAGCAGCGACCGACGATGCGGGCTCGTGGAATCCAGCGTCGAGACCGGGGGATAATATTGCGACGACCTTAACCGAGACCGAGGGTCAGGGAGGCTTGGCGGATTTGATCGCGGCCGACGATGCGAACCAGCATGCTGCCCCTGCTCCCTCCGCGCCGTCTGCCATGGAGGGAGCTACCGATGCCCCTGCAAGTGGCTTACTACACGCGGCGAATGTGAACCAACCACTCGAGACAAAGGAGGATTTGCGGGAGGATGGCGCATCGGCTCCGGTGGACACAACTCAGGCGCAGGATACCTCTGGAATCAATACAGAAGCCCCGAATCAGACGGATACAGGACCTCAGAATGATCCCTGGGGCTTCGAGGAACCCGCCGAACCCGCCACAGACATAGCTAAGCAGGAAACTCAACGCGAGCAGCCTCAGCCGGACCCGGAGCATGGTAAAGATCCTTGGGGCTTCGAAGGAACCGCGGAACCTGTTTCTGGCTTGGCTGAGCGGGAGACCCAACCTGAACAACCCCAGCCGGACGCCGAGGCTGGCAACGACCCTTGGGGCTTAGAAGAACATCAGCAACCTGTGCCTGAACAAGAGACTCGCCCCGCACAGCCTCAGCAAGATCAGAGTACTGAGCTCCAATTTCAGCCAGAGCCGACCCCCGAGACCCAGCCCCACTCTGATTTCATCCTCGAGACTGAAGCTCAATCAGAAGTGATCCATGAGACACAAGACCAGCCAATCCCAGAACCGATCCCTGAGATTCAAGCTCAGCCAGAGCCGATTCCCGAGACTCAGCCTCGGTCTCATCTAGTCTCCGAGCCCGAAACTCAACCAGAAGTGATCCACGAGACCCAAGGCCAGCCGATCCCTGAACCGGTTCCTGAGATTCAAGCTCAGCCAGAGCCGATTCGCGAGACTCAGCCTCAGTCTCATCTGGCATCCGAGCCTGAAGCTCAACCAGAAGCGATCCCGCAGGCCCAATATCAATATCAGGCCGCACCAATTCCTGTGACGCATGTCCAGCCTGACCCAATTTCCGACATCCAGCCTCAGTCTCATCTGGCATCCGAGCCTGAAGCTCAACCAGAAGCGATCCCGCAGGCCCAATATCAATATCAGGCTGCACCAATTCCTGTGACGCAAGTCCAGCCTGACCCAATTTCCGACGTTCAGCCTCAATCTGAAAGGACCCACGAGCCCTCCACAACCGAAGTCCAACATGGCGATAGAGTTGACGAGCCGGCTTCTGAAGTGGCTACTCACGAGACAAATCAGAAAGACACCCACGTCGAGTTTCCGAGCGCGGAGGTAGCTCCCGGTGGGCGGGGCCCATGGCGAAGCGAACCGGATGATGAAGTGGATTCGGAGGAGGGCGAGTTCTTCAACCAACTCAATACTCAAACAAAACCTATTTTTGCACCCGAGGAATCCGAATCCAGGTTCGAGGAAGGGATTCCACTGCTAGACGATGCCGACCCTCGTTCGCCAGTTCGCACCACGCAACCCGAAAAATCCGTGGATAACTTCTTTGCcaatgacgaagaggaggcAGATGGGTTTTTCAGCTCTGTTCAAAATACGGGAACAAAAGAGGAGCCCGCCCCTCACCTCACTCGCAAATCCACCGGCCAGGTAGTGAACTCCATTGGCGTTGACCTAGGCTCTCCAGCTAGCGAGGCTTCGGCTGCTGCTCAGCTTGATGCCATCCTCAACGGCGCGGTATCCGAACCTCATGCACTGGGGCCCGAGACAGCAAATGAACCGACTGAGGAGGACTTGGCTGCGCGGTGGAAAGcggagctggatgatgaagaaTTGGATGAAACCCCTGAGGACGATATTGCTGCGCGATGGGAGGCTGCGttggatgacgatgatgacatgCTGTTGGAGGACGAGGTTGCTGAAACTTCTGCCGCCGGACAAGAACCTGCCATTCAGGACTTGGGTATGTCTTCAGGTCTAACAGGCCTGAATAGTCCGTTCGAAAGCCCCCAAAGCTACGCTCAGCCCAGACCAGCTCCCAGTATGTACACGCCACACCAGCCGTCCACTGCGAGTCTGCTTCAAGGACCCGCGATGCCAATCACTGCACCTCCTGTCGCCGCTGTGTCGTCATATTTtcaacaacagcagcccCCGAATCTGATCACCAACAGGGGGGAGAGTTTTGCTGAACGGTCGAAGGAGGGCTACAAGTCACCTTATGACCTCCCAGACGATCTTTCTCGGCCCAGAAGGGCCGTCTCTAGGCCATTAGCGAAGGCCCCTAGCATGCCTGTCATggctccaccaccgcccgTGGACAAAAGCGTGCCTCAGCGTCCCCCAGCTGTTTCTGCCATGTCGGTGCCAGCTCCCCCTCCTATGTTTACACCTCCTACGACAGCGGCCGGTGTGCCTTCCAGTGTGCCACCACCTGCTCCGAAGAACTTTTACGAGGATctgccaccaccaaagccaaggcAATCCAGCGCTGGACGCTACACGCCGAACCCCAATCAAGCTGCGATGACTGGGCCGCCAGTCATGTCCCCGCCCAAAAGCTCGTACGCGCCTGCCGCGCCACCTGCTCCGCAAGCAAGTGAACCCCCGGCACAATCTTCGTTGCAGCCGCCCGAACAATTGGATCCGTACACGAACACATTGGCTTCAAGTGCTCCTGCGGGGCCCAGTCTTGCTTCGAGATATTCGCCTCAGCCGCCTGGCTTACAGCCACCGAAAAAGGCCCCTTCCTTGCCGAGATATTCCCCAGCGCCCCCAACACCTGGTGCAGCTGGCCGCAATCGTTATGTCTCTCAGCCCTTGAATGTTCCTGGCCACACCACTTCCCTGCCATTTCAGCCACGCACTTCGAGCCCACTTGCCCATCACGAGAAGGCCTCGTACCAGCCGCAAGGGGCTCAACAGCCTCCATCTCTTGAGCCATCAGCCACCCTTTCTCCACCCAGGACACAGCAAGGACAAACCCAAGCAACGCCACCGCCGGCTGACTACTCTAACGTCCCCGGCCAAGAAAATGCAGCCCCACCCATGGACCAACAGCAGGGCACTCCACCTCGGAATCGATATGCGCCGCAGGAGTACATCAACGAATTTGCCAAGCTCGTCGCACCGCCAACCAGTTATGCTCCCGTTGCTCCCGCCCCAGCAACTCAAACCTCCCCTCCGCCAGCTGGTGACGAGCCGTTGTCTCCTATGCGTCGGTCTCAAACTCAATCTCCGGGTCACCAAATGGCGGCTGGGCCTCGGTTGTCTGTTCCCACTACTTTTGACCCTCAACAACGGCCGGCTTCCGTGCATGGCTCAGGATCGCCAACCAAAACTGTGAATCCATACGCACCCTCGCAAGCCCGTAACCGCGGCCTCTCTCAGCATCTGGAGTTTATTGCCCCCAGCGATGGACAAGAACAGGATCCACTTGAACGATGGAAGGGTGCCCCGATCTTCAAATTTGGGTTTGGAGGTGCCGTGGTCTCCTGCTTCCCCAGGCATATTCCTCGGTACTCTGCCGGTCAATCAACGCCAATGATCATGCCCTCTCTTGGAGATCCAAAGGTATCTCGAGTGAATCAACTGGTCTCGGCGGCTGATACCATTGTCCAGCACCCTGGCCCCCTCAAAGCCAAgtcaaagaagaaagatcTTGTTACCTGGCTTTCGAGCAAGATTGCAGCCTTTGAGAATGAAGGGATTCCTGGGTTTAGTCAACCACACCCTGATGACCAGAAGCGCCATGAGGAAAAGATCTTGCTTTGGAAGGTCACCAAGATCTTGGTGGAGAATGATGGCGTTTTGGAAGGCTCTCCCACTGTACAGCAGGGTCTGCGCCAGGCTATCTTCCCACACCTCCAGGCCTCGGAAGCTGAGGGATCATATGGAAATTCGGTTGCTCCGTCGGGCGGGTTCAAGCCCATTGCGATGCCGTCTCAATCCGACGCTTCTGGCCCCCAGTGGGGCGAGGAACTTCGCCAAAAATTGGTCATGGGTGATCGAGAGAATGCCGTGTGGAGTGCAGTCGACCGCCGCCTTTGGGGACATGCATTGATCATCGCATCCACCTTGGATCGATCGATCTGGAAGCAGGTCGCCCAAGAATTTGTTCGCCGCGAAGTGAGATCTGCGACTGGCAACACCGAGTCCATTGCTGCCCTTTACGACATCTTCGCTGGAAATGTTGAGGAGAGTGTTGATGAACTTGTGCCTCCGTCTGCCCGCGCTGGTTTCCATTTGATCAGTAAAACGGACGGTCAAGGTGCTGCCCGGAATGCTCTTGACGGCCTTGATAGCTGGAGAGATACCCTGGGGTTGATTTTGGGCAACCGCAGCTCTGAAGACCATCAGGCTTTGTTGGCCCTTGGCAATCTGCTCGCATCGTACGGACGCACGGAGGCTGCCCATGTTTgtttcatcttctctcgtGCTGCTGTATTTGGCGGCATGGATGATCCACAGGGCCAAATTGTGCTTCTTGGCGCTGACCACAAGCGTTTCCCGTCGTCTTTGTTAGATGAAGACTCCATTCTTCTGACCGAGGCGTACGAGTTCGCTACGTCTGTCCTTGCCAACTCACCGACAGCCAACTTGCCGCATTTCCTGGCATTCAAGCTTGTGTACGCGAAGTGTCTTGCCGATAGGGGTTGCAAGTCAGAGGCGCAGAACTACTGCGACGCGGTGGCCGCGTCATTGAAGGCAACCACTCGTCCCTCGCCGTACTACCACCAGTACTTGTTCATGGAGGTGGATGAGCTCTCCGCACAGCTCCGGCAAAACCCAGGCGATGGTGGTTCTTCGTGGATCTCGAAGCCTAGCATGGAGAAGGTCTCTGGGTCCATGTGGGCTCGCTTTAATAGTTTTGTTGTAGGAGATGACAGCGATGCGGCGTCGACAGGCTCTGGCAAGGGCGGCGAGGCAGCAGATTTCGGACCCTTTGCCAACGTCGCCGGAACTCCGACCATCAGCCGCTCACCCTCTGTGACTGACCTCTATGGCTCTTATCCTGGATCTGGAGCACAGCCGATCCCGGCCGCTGGTCCATCGAAATATCACCCTTCGAACCAGTACGCGCCGAATGCCTCCCCCGAGCAATTCCGGGGTCGGGGATCCTTCGACTCTCAGAGATCTGCCCCGCAAGGAATGCAGTTCCCACCACGCCGAAGCTCCCAGGAACCGTCGCCTCCGGTCGATTCCCACATGTACCAGGGAGCGCCCATGTACGGTTCCTCCCCGTCAATTCCTGGTTATCAGTCAACACCGCCTCAAACGTCCTACATGCCTCTCGCTCCAGTCGAAGAGGATTTAAGTGCCCAATCACCGACAGTTGCGACTTCTTCAACGCAACCTACTGTAAACGGCTTGTTCTACCAGCCGCCTGGCCAGGACGCAGCTCCAGCTGAGGTGTCTCCCTACTATCAGGGACCGTCTGACATGCCGCAAGCCGAGAGCGCTGCTTATCTGCCTCCCTCGGCGACCAACGCATATGAGCCCCCTGGACTTGGTTCGGACCCGACCTCCGCACCCCAGGAGGATGCCGAAGAGCCTTCTCCAGAAGCTAtttcgaagaagaagtcatTCATGGACGACGACGGAGATGACGAGCTTCTAGCGCAAGCCTCTACCCTCAAAAAGTCAGAAAATGATCGCAAAGCAGACGAGGCATTTAGAAAGGcggctgaagaagatg CCAAGAAAGCCCAGCAACAgtctgcgaagaagggaTGGTTCGGCGGCTGGTTTGGTGCAGgtggcaagaaggaagcggaCAATGTTGGCGGCGGTCCTATCAGAGCGAAGCTCGGCGAAGACAACTCGTTCTACTATGATACGGAGCTGAAGAAATGGGTGAACAAGAAAGatcccagcagcagcgctgCTGTCCGCGCCACCCCGCCTCCTCCCAaagcttctgctcctcccagCCGAACTGCAAGTTCTGGCAGCATGCCCTCGATCAACGGGCCGCCTCCAATGATGCCCTCAGGCCCTAACACTCGGCCTCCGTCCTCCTCCGGTGCAGGCTTGCCTCCTTCTGCCAGCCCTGCGCTTTCTGGTCTGAATATGCCTCCGCCGGGCCTGGGCCAAATGCCACGATCCGTCTCCTCCAATGCAGCTGTTCCAGTACCCCCTGGGACTTCCTCCGCTGGACCGCCTCGACCTACCGGGTCTCTGACCCATGCACAATCCATTGATGATCTGCTGGGCGCTCCTGCCGCGCGGAAGGGAAACACTGTCCGAGGCAAAAAGAAGGGCCGCTACGTCGATGTCATGGCGCTGTGA
- a CDS encoding uncharacterized protein (ID:PFLUO_002794-T1.cds;~source:funannotate): MPSSSDYLHPLDGPSGPGEFSGSDDDDDLDLEELDPNTTTAGLPSRPSRDYHGRKRSYGPGIALRNLRVGMGSRNWRRSLSGRRESGEDTSALLDDAEDDELRQSHGSSRNLNDDDTPLLDRRSSVRFFNDDESTKVSRLRFPSGFLSGATNRLRRNVRDTSDKPPREVLVGQYQSAKYPPNVVSNAKYTPWSFLPRTLYNEFSFFFNIYFLLVALSQILPMLRIGYMSTYIAPLAFVVSISLGKEAMDDIARRRRDAEANAEEFCVLSLDRSNVMEIVKRSRDLKVGDILKIRKNQRLPADVVILKSISNDSGISREDSTADEAAPGTSADLLESNQGPSEPASEEGSGTDDSSASDTFIRTDQLDGETDWKLRFPSVLSQSLSLGDFTQLKVTASTPDQRVNEFAGAIELRPPAGLYDAHINKSPGLQAEDGRNQDSENATSNSAPLTIDNTAWANTVLASNTTTYAAIIYTGSQTRAALSTSPSRSKVGLLEYEINNLTKILCVLTLTLSIVLVALEGFQPTNDKEWYVAIMIYLILFSTIIPMSLRVNLDMAKTVYGRFIERDQDIPGTVVRTSTIPEDLGRIEYLLSDKTGTLTQNEMELKKIHVGTVSYANEAMDEVGSFIRQGFAGNTLTTPSTVFGTQAGLGAAPRTRREIGSRVRDIVLALALCHNVTPTTEEEDGQKVTTYQASSPDEIAIVRYAEEVGLKLSYRDRHSVVLESTDSKQVVVRVRILDIFPFTSDSKRMGIIVQFQHDENVLDSPDQAESEIWFYQKGADTVMSTIVATNDWLDEETANMAREGLRTLVVGRKRLSLQQYQDFSAKYKQASMSLQGRDAGMAKVVIEYLERDLELLGVTGVEDRLQRDVKSSLELMRNAGVKIWMLTGDKVETARCVAISAKLVSRGQYIHTVSKATDKPTAQEALDFLRNKTDCCLLIDGESLALMLSQFRTAFISVAVLLPAVIACRCSPTQKAEVAELIRQHTKKRVCCIGDGGNDVSMIQAADVGIGIVGKEGRQASLAADFSITQFHHLTKLLVWHGRNSYKRSAKLAQFIMHRGLIISACQTMYSIASHFDPKGLFINWLMVGYATVYTNAPVFSLVWDRDVDERLANLYPELYRELKTGRSLSYRSFFTWVLISVYQGAVIQGLSQILLDKITGPRLISISFTVLVLNELGMVAIAITTWHPIMIICLIGTLLVFAGSVPFLGEYFDLRYVITVDWVWRVAAVLAVALIPVWAGKLIKQSWKPPSYRKVRG; the protein is encoded by the exons ATGCCCTCCTCTAGCGACTACCTACACCCTCTGGACGGACCGTCCGGCCCTGGAGAGTTCTCAGGCTcggatgacgacgatgacctGGATTTGGAAGAACTCGACCCCAACACAACGACAGCTGGTCTACCCTCCCGGCCATCCCGAGACTATCACGGACGCAAACGAAGCTATGGACCCGGGATTGCACTTCGCAACCTGCGGGTGGGGATGGGCAGCCGGAATTGGAGACGCAGTCTGTCCGGCCGGAGGGAATCAGGAGAAGACACAAGCGCGTTGCTGGATGACGCGGAAGACGACGAGCTACGGCAATCACACGGCAGCTCGCGCAACTTGAACGATGACGATACACCTCTCCTCGACCGCAGAAGCTCGGTGCGTTTcttcaatgatgatgagtCGACCAAGGTCAGCCGGTTACGTTTTCCTAGCGGTTTCTTGTCCGGTGCAACAAACCGGTTACGACGAAACGTTCGCGACACCTCAGACAAGCCTCCGCGTGAGGTCCTTGTCGGTCAATACCAATCCGCAAAATACCCCCCAAACGTTGTGTCGAATGCAAAATACACCCCCTGGAGTTTCTTGCCACGAACGCTCTACAACGAgttctccttttttttcaACATCtacttccttctcgtcgCCTTGTCGCAGATTCTCCCCATGCTGCGCATTGGCTACATGTCTACATACATTGCACCTTTGGCGTTTGTGGTTTCGATATCGTTGGGTAAGGAGGCTATGGATGACAttgcgcggcggcggcgtgACGCAGAGGCGAATGCGGAGGAGTTCTGCGTTTTGTCCCTTGATAGATCCAACGTGATGGAGATCGTCAAGCGATCTCGAGATCTGAAAGTGGGTGATATCCTGAAGATCCGGAAAAATCAACGCCTCCCGGCCGACGTGGTGATTTTGAAGAGTATATCCAATGACTCGGGCATCAGTCGGGAAGACTCCACAGCGGATGAAGCCGCTCCCGGAACCTCAGCCGATCTGCTCGAGTCGAATCAAGGACCATCCGAACCAGCTTCGGAGGAAGGTTCGGGTACTGATGATTCGTCTGCCAGCGACACTTTCATTCGAACCGACCAGCTGGACGGTGAAACCGATTGGAAGCTCCGTTTCCCTTCCGTGTTGTCTCAAAGCCTTTCTCTGGGTGATTTTACCCAACTGAAGGTCACCGCGAGTACTCCCGACCAGAGGGTCAACGAATTCGCAGGCGCCATTGAGTTGAGACCACCGGCGGGTCTCTATGATGCTCACATCAACAAGTCGCCCGGTCTGCAAGCAGAGGATGGAAGGAATCAGGACAGTGAAAATGCAACCAGCAACTCTGCTCCCCTGACAATCGATAACACCGCCTGGGCCAATACGGTTCTGGCGTCAAACACCACTACTTACGCCGCCATCATCTACACTGGATCCCAAACACGAGCTGCCTTATCTACCTCACCTTCACGGTCAAAAGTTGGCCTACTGGAATACGAAATCAACAACCTGACGAAAATACTTTGTGTCTTGACGCTCACGTTGTCGATTGTGCTGGTTGCACTGGAAGGGTTCCAGCCGACGAATGACAAAGAGTGGTACGTTGCGATCATGATTTACCTTATTCTCTTCTCGACCATCATTCCCATGAGTCTACGCGTCAATCTCGACATGGCCAAAACTGTATACGGCCGATTCATTGAGCGAGACCAAGACATTCCAGGCACGGTGGTCCGGACAAGTACGATCCCCGAAGATTTGGGGAGAATTGAGTATCTTCTGTCGGACAAGACTGGGACCCTGACCCAGAACG AAATGGAACTAAAGAAGATCCACGTGGGCACGGTCTCGTACGCCAACGAAGCTATGGACGAAGTAGGATCGTTTATCCGTCAAGGGTTTGCAGGCAACACCTTGACTACTCCTTCCACTGTATTCGGAACCCAAGCTGGACTTGGGGCAGCACCGCGGACTAGGAGAGAAATTGGTTCTCGGGTCCGAGACATCGTCTTGGCACTTGCTCTTTGCCATAACGTCACCCCAaccaccgaggaggaggatgggcAGAAAGTGACGACTTATCAAGCGTCATCTCCGGATGAGATTGCGATTGTCCGGTATGCCGAAGAAGTTGGGTTAAAGCTGTCATACCGAGACCGGCATAGCGTGGTTCTCGAGTCCACCGACTCCAAGCAAGTTGTTGTGCGCGTTCGTATCCTTGACATCTTCCCATTCACTTCCGACAGCAAGCGCATGGGTATTATCGTCCAGTTCCAGCATGATGAAAACGTCCTTGATTCCCCCGACCAAGCCGAGAGCGAAATCTGGTTCTACCAAAAGGGTGCTGATACTGTTATGTCAACGATCGTTGCGACCAATGACTGGCTCGATGAAGAGACGGCAAACATGGCACGCGAAGGTTTGCGAACTCTAGTGGTTGGCCGGAAACGGCTTTCCTTGCAACAATATCAAGATTTCTCGGCCAAATACAAGCAGGCGTCTATGTCTCTACAAGGGCGGGATGCCGGCATGGCCAAGGTCGTGATTGAATACCTGGAGCGGGACCTCGAGCTTCTCGGTGTCACTGGTGTGGAGGATCGGCTGCAGCGGGACGTCAAATCATCACTGGAACTGATGCGCAATGCTGGGGTAAAGATTTGGATGTTGACAGGAGACAAGGTCGAGACCGCGCGGTGTGTTGCTATCTCCGCCAAACTGGTATCTCGGGGGCAATACATCCACACCGTCTCCAAAGCGACGGACAAGCCAACCGCCCAGGAAGCACTGGACTTCTTGCGCAATAAGACCGACTGCTGTCTCCTGATCGATGGCGAGTCTCTGGCGCTCATGCTGAGCCAGTTCCGGACAGCATTCATCTCAGTTGCGGTGCTCCTACCAGCTGTGATTGCCTGCCGATGCTCGCCGACGCAAAAGGCTGAGGTTGCCGAACTAATCCGCCAGCACACGAAAAAGCGAGTGTGCTGTATTGGAGATGGCGGCAACGACGTCTCCATGATCCAGGCGGCAGATGTGGGAATCGGTATTGTGGGCAAAGAAGGCCGACAGGCTTCGCTGGCAGCCGACTTCAGCATCACACAATTCCACCATCTCACCAAGCTCTTGGTCTGGCACGGACGGAACTCTTACAAGCGTTCCGCGAAGCTAGCACAGTTCATCATGCACCGCGGCCTGATCATCAGTGCCTGCCAGACTATGTACAGCATTGCCAGCCATTTCGATCCCAAGGGCCTTTTCATCAACTGGCTCATGGTCGGCTACGCCACTGTCTACACCAATGCTCCAGTCTTCTCTCTTGTCTGGGACCGTGACGTAGATGAGCGACTCGCGAATCTCTACCCGGAACTGTACAGAGAACTAAAGACGGGACGCAGCCTCAGTTACCGGTCATTCTTCACCTGGGTGCTGATTTCGGTGTACCAGGGCGCAGTCATCCAAGGCCTGTCTCAGATCTTGCTCGACAAGATCACCGGCCCGCGCCTGATTAGCATCTCATTCACGGTGCTCGTGCTCAATGAACTGGGTATGGTGGCTATCGCGATCACAACCTGGCACCCGATCATGATCATCTGCCTGATCGGTACACTATTGGTATTCGCAGGCAGTGTACCCTTCCTGGGCGAGTATTTCGACCTCCGCTACGTGATCACGGTCGACTGGGTCTGGCGCGTCGCGGCCGTGTTGGCCGTAGCGCTCATCCCCGTGTGGGCTGGGAAGCTGATCAAGCAATCTTGGAAACCGCCCAGCTACCGAAAGGTTCGGGgctga
- a CDS encoding uncharacterized protein (ID:PFLUO_002792-T1.cds;~source:funannotate) yields the protein MRFRTQLVNPLTFSKLTASLASLGKVCWMRLEYDVIRFTIIPDQGTQVWAQIPIDAIFDETTYELESNSDAINIEINVSVLHRALRSAVGSTSAQFRLTKKGKTPLLALTVLSAQFTPGNMTLSTTDGGPVAEDAQQLPPTANRDVVGDMGAREREVWITQEVPIKILHEAVVDGLHEPHCPDPDVHIILPSLQQLKSVSDRFTKLAASDSKNTRPSVLAPEAPGLSAASFSENGGSGGSGGTALSTNSSPKLELSANMHGKLKLSIVTDELRLSSVWSGLVNPELDPAQMSQTAYSQLPSERNRAAKDDGESGWATVRIDGRDWGRVLSVGRLSPKVVACFINEMALVLYVYLPGRRNREDSCLTYYINSFAL from the exons ATGCGCTTTCGAACGCAACTGGTCAACCCACTGACCTTCTCCA AATTGACCGCGTCCCTCGCATCCTTGGGCAAGGTGTGTTGGATGCGCCTAGAATATGATGTGATCCGCTTCACCATCATCCCGGACCAAGGTACCCAAGTATGGGCCCAGATCCCGATC GATGCCATCTTCGATGAAACGACCTACGAGCTCGAGTCCAACTCGGACGCCATTAACATCGAAATTAACGTCAGCGTGCTGCACCGCGCCCTCCGATCCGCAGTCGGCTCAACCTCGGCGCAGTTCCGCTTAACCAAAAAGGGCAAAACACCGCTCCTGGCACTTACGGTGCTAAGCGCGCAGTTCACGCCGGGAAACATGACGCTCAGCACAACGGACGGCGGCCCCGTCGCCGAAGACGCCCAACAACTCCCACCGACAGCAAATCGAGATGTCGTCGGAGACATGGGCGCGCGCGAGCGCGAGGTCTGGATCACGCAGGAGGTTCCGATCAAGATCCTCCACGAGGCCGTTGTAGACGGTCTCCATGAACCGCACTGCCCCGATCCAGACGTGCACATCATCCTGCCGAGTCTGCAGCAACTCAAGAGTGTCTCGGATCGGTTTACCAAGCTGGCTGCCTCGGACAGTAAGAATACGCGCCCGAGCGTGCTGGCACCGGAGGCGCCGGGGTTGAGCGCGGCATCATTCAGCGAGAATGGGGGTAGTGGTGGCTCAGGCGGCACGGCGCTGTCGACAAACAGCTCCCCCAAGCTGGAACTGTCTGCCAACATGCACGGCAAATTAAAGCTGTCCATTGTAACGGATGAGCTGCGTCTTTCGAGCGTCTGGTCCGGACTCGTAAACCCAGAGCTGGATCCCGCGCAGATGTCGCAGACGGCGTACTCGCAGCTGCCCAGTGAACGGAATCGCGCGGCgaaagatgatggcgagtcTGGGTGGGCGACTGTCCGGATTGATGGCCGCGACTGGGGACGTGTGCTGAGTGTCGGAAGGCTCAGTCCCAAAGTGGTGGCTT GCTTTATTAATGAAATGGCGCTGGTTCTATATGTTTACTTACCCGGGAGGCGCAACCGCGAGGATTCTTGCCTGACC TATTATATCAACTCATTTGCACTGTGA